The following coding sequences lie in one Lentilactobacillus sp. SPB1-3 genomic window:
- the gatC gene encoding Asp-tRNA(Asn)/Glu-tRNA(Gln) amidotransferase subunit GatC, with the protein MSERISENQVNHVAQLAKLKLEADQLPYFTEQLDKIIGMFETLSKVDTEGVEPTTSVSDQLNTMREDIADNWNQRAELLDNAPDAENGYIKVPAIIDESGDNE; encoded by the coding sequence ATGAGCGAAAGAATTTCAGAAAACCAAGTAAACCACGTTGCTCAATTAGCAAAATTAAAATTGGAAGCTGATCAGCTTCCATATTTTACTGAGCAATTAGACAAAATTATTGGAATGTTCGAAACCTTAAGTAAAGTTGATACTGAAGGTGTTGAACCAACCACTAGTGTTAGTGACCAATTAAACACTATGAGAGAAGATATTGCTGATAACTGGAATCAACGAGCTGAGTTACTAGATAACGCTCCTGACGCTGAAAATGGCTACATCAAGGTTCCTGCAATTATCGACGAAAGTGGGGATAACGAATAA
- the truA gene encoding tRNA pseudouridine(38-40) synthase TruA, whose product MRYKITFAYDGTKFSGFQRQPKQRTVEGILTAKINLMAKNPKQAIEVFGSGRTDSGVHALAQVAHFDFPFDIPTDAMYRGLNSMLPLDVEILKVEKVSDNFHARFDVSGKRYMYRAYLGEFTNPFKRNYTGHWKFPVDINKVDTAIHELVGQHDFSSFVAAGSTAKSNVRTIYDARCFLNEEENEINIEFYGNGFLYNMVRIMVGVAMEIGSGSRPEHDVLRLFDVKDRDQARLTMPASGLYLKKVYYEGDDPLHPTKLPKF is encoded by the coding sequence ATTCGTTATAAAATCACTTTTGCATACGATGGAACAAAGTTTAGCGGGTTTCAGAGGCAACCTAAACAGAGGACTGTTGAGGGAATTTTAACTGCTAAGATTAATCTGATGGCAAAAAATCCAAAACAAGCTATCGAAGTATTTGGCTCCGGTAGAACTGATTCAGGTGTCCATGCCCTAGCCCAAGTGGCTCATTTCGATTTTCCGTTCGATATTCCAACTGATGCAATGTATCGAGGATTAAACAGCATGCTTCCGCTGGATGTCGAAATTTTAAAAGTTGAAAAAGTTAGTGACAATTTTCATGCTAGATTCGACGTATCTGGTAAAAGATATATGTATCGGGCATATTTAGGGGAGTTTACTAACCCATTTAAGCGAAATTATACTGGTCACTGGAAGTTTCCAGTGGATATTAATAAGGTTGATACGGCAATCCATGAGTTAGTTGGTCAACATGATTTTTCAAGCTTTGTGGCTGCTGGTTCGACAGCTAAAAGTAACGTTCGAACTATTTATGATGCTCGGTGTTTTTTAAATGAAGAAGAAAATGAAATAAACATTGAGTTTTACGGCAATGGTTTTTTGTATAACATGGTTCGAATAATGGTCGGTGTGGCCATGGAAATTGGATCTGGTAGCAGGCCTGAACATGACGTTCTGAGACTCTTTGATGTTAAGGATAGGGATCAGGCCAGATTAACCATGCCAGCATCGGGGCTTTACTTGAAAAAAGTTTATTATGAAGGTGATGACCCGCTGCATCCAACTAAGCTGCCAAAGTTCTAA
- a CDS encoding ECF transporter S component, translated as MSQMNKTFRLTVLAMFIAIIILQTSIPIIGYIPVGPLEITIIQVTVIIATILMGTANGAVIGGVWGLITFVRAFAWPTSPLAAIVFVNPVVSVIPRILIAVVAGAMYNYLSKRMKSKSLTISISAVLGSLTNTVLVLGLIYVFYKAKAPQLYNLNIKDLLPYLLGVVGTNGIPEAIFSGIVTPLIAIPLQRAFGKRLQK; from the coding sequence ATGAGTCAAATGAATAAAACATTCAGATTAACCGTTTTGGCAATGTTTATTGCAATTATTATTTTACAAACTTCAATTCCAATTATTGGATACATTCCAGTTGGTCCCTTGGAAATCACTATTATTCAAGTAACCGTCATTATTGCAACTATTTTAATGGGGACGGCTAACGGGGCGGTAATTGGCGGTGTGTGGGGCCTAATCACGTTTGTACGAGCTTTTGCGTGGCCAACCAGCCCGTTAGCAGCCATTGTATTTGTTAACCCAGTAGTCTCCGTTATCCCAAGAATATTGATTGCTGTCGTAGCTGGTGCTATGTATAACTACTTATCTAAGCGAATGAAAAGCAAGTCACTTACTATTTCAATCTCAGCCGTCTTAGGCAGTCTAACTAACACAGTGTTAGTATTAGGATTGATCTATGTGTTTTACAAGGCAAAAGCACCTCAGCTATATAACTTAAACATTAAGGATCTATTGCCATACTTGTTGGGTGTTGTAGGAACTAATGGTATTCCTGAAGCGATTTTCAGCGGAATAGTTACTCCACTGATAGCTATCCCATTGCAAAGAGCATTTGGTAAAAGATTACAAAAATAA
- the pcrA gene encoding DNA helicase PcrA, whose protein sequence is MADSDLIKGLNTEQRDAVLHTEGPVLIMAGAGSGKTRVLTHRIAYIIESRNVKPWNILAITFTNKAAREMRERVSALLDESGNDVWVSTFHALCVRILRRNIDALGYNRAFTIADPSEQRTLVKRILNDKNVDIKKFDPRSILSAISNAKNDMLDPISFRQSAKGPFEKLVADVYDSYQAELKQNQSLDFDDLIMMTIQLFDQHKDVLEYYQDKFQYIHVDEYQDTNEAQYQLVTLLAQKHRNICVVGDADQSIYGWRGANMQNILNFKDDYKDAHVTMLEQNYRSTKTILDAANAVIANNDNREDKNLWTENNQGEKISYYRGQTENDEARYVVSNIQKEVNGNNQSYGDIAILYRTNAQSRVMEETLLKSNIPYTMVGGHKFYDRKEIRDVLAYLTLIANPNDSMSFERIVNEPKRGIGATSVEKLRRFANDHSWSLLEAALNVDLANEIAARTKNSLFQFADTMDKIAKDAKESSVSDITQAILDKTGYMDVLKSSKTLEAQSRVENLEEFMSVTKRYDDENQEAAGIDNLVDFLSDLALVSDQDSVEEESSEVTLMTLHAAKGLEFPVVFIMGMEEGLFPLGRAAADEDDLQEERRLAYVGITRAKRKLYITNAYSRTLYGRRQNNPQSRFIEEITPELLRPENVGNDNQALKTPFDRRTDRAFATPYHRPDQTVEKPKGSGADKKSWNVGDKVSHKAWGIGTVVKVSGTGEDMELDIAFDSQGIKRLLAAFAPIQKQD, encoded by the coding sequence TTGGCTGATTCAGATCTAATAAAAGGACTTAATACAGAACAACGAGACGCGGTATTACATACAGAAGGACCAGTCCTCATAATGGCTGGTGCTGGTAGTGGTAAGACTAGAGTCTTAACTCATCGGATTGCATACATCATCGAGAGTCGTAATGTAAAGCCATGGAATATTTTAGCGATTACATTTACGAATAAAGCTGCACGAGAAATGCGTGAACGGGTTTCAGCATTACTTGATGAAAGCGGAAATGACGTATGGGTTTCTACGTTCCATGCTCTATGTGTCAGAATTTTACGAAGAAATATTGATGCACTTGGCTATAACCGTGCATTTACAATCGCTGATCCTAGTGAACAAAGAACATTGGTCAAACGAATTTTGAATGATAAGAATGTTGATATTAAAAAATTTGATCCTAGATCAATTTTGTCAGCAATTTCGAATGCCAAAAATGATATGCTCGATCCCATCAGTTTCCGACAGTCTGCTAAGGGACCATTCGAGAAATTAGTAGCCGACGTTTACGATAGCTATCAAGCTGAACTAAAACAAAACCAGTCACTTGATTTTGATGATTTGATAATGATGACGATTCAGTTGTTTGATCAACACAAGGACGTGTTGGAATATTATCAAGATAAATTCCAGTACATTCATGTCGATGAATATCAGGATACTAACGAAGCTCAGTACCAATTGGTTACTTTATTAGCTCAAAAGCATAGAAATATTTGTGTGGTTGGGGATGCCGATCAGAGTATTTATGGTTGGCGAGGAGCCAATATGCAAAACATTTTAAACTTCAAAGATGATTACAAAGATGCTCACGTTACTATGTTGGAGCAAAACTATCGGTCAACAAAAACGATTTTGGATGCTGCTAATGCGGTCATTGCAAATAATGATAATCGTGAAGATAAGAACCTTTGGACTGAAAATAATCAAGGAGAGAAAATCTCTTATTATCGCGGTCAAACTGAAAATGATGAGGCCCGATATGTTGTTTCAAATATTCAAAAAGAAGTTAACGGGAACAATCAAAGTTATGGCGACATTGCTATTTTGTACCGGACTAACGCTCAGTCACGTGTGATGGAAGAAACATTACTGAAGTCCAATATTCCATATACCATGGTTGGCGGCCATAAGTTTTATGATCGAAAAGAAATTCGTGACGTTTTAGCTTATTTAACACTGATTGCTAATCCAAATGATTCAATGAGTTTTGAAAGAATCGTCAATGAACCAAAACGTGGAATTGGTGCAACAAGTGTTGAAAAGCTAAGAAGATTTGCTAATGATCATTCATGGAGCTTACTAGAAGCAGCTTTAAATGTTGACTTAGCTAACGAAATTGCTGCCCGTACCAAGAACTCGCTATTCCAATTTGCAGATACTATGGACAAAATAGCTAAAGACGCTAAGGAATCATCTGTATCAGATATTACCCAAGCAATTCTTGATAAGACTGGTTACATGGACGTCCTCAAGAGTTCTAAAACCTTAGAGGCTCAATCACGGGTTGAAAACTTGGAAGAATTCATGTCTGTTACTAAAAGATATGACGATGAAAATCAAGAAGCGGCCGGTATTGATAACTTGGTTGATTTCTTGAGTGACTTGGCATTGGTTTCTGATCAGGATAGTGTTGAGGAAGAATCTTCTGAAGTTACATTGATGACGTTGCATGCCGCAAAAGGACTTGAGTTCCCAGTGGTCTTTATCATGGGGATGGAAGAAGGATTATTCCCATTAGGTCGAGCTGCAGCAGATGAAGATGATCTTCAAGAAGAACGTCGATTAGCTTACGTTGGTATTACGCGAGCTAAAAGAAAGTTATACATTACCAATGCTTATTCACGAACTCTTTATGGACGTCGTCAAAATAATCCACAGTCTCGATTTATTGAAGAAATCACACCAGAATTGTTGAGACCAGAAAATGTCGGCAATGATAACCAAGCACTAAAGACACCATTTGATAGACGAACGGATAGAGCATTTGCTACACCGTACCATCGACCAGATCAAACAGTTGAGAAACCCAAGGGTTCAGGAGCTGATAAGAAGTCCTGGAATGTTGGCGACAAAGTGTCTCATAAAGCATGGGGCATTGGAACGGTTGTTAAAGTTTCTGGAACTGGTGAAGACATGGAATTAGATATTGCCTTTGACTCACAAGGAATCAAGCGATTACTTGCTGCATTTGCGCCAATTCAAAAACAAGATTAA
- a CDS encoding CamS family sex pheromone protein, translated as MSVKKVWMAISVALMGMLLAACGSADSLNDNGKSSNSNKTELTGQTDSGYYQGVIKNGRYQTSKSRGVSVSQVSNQLNIKSFENGLLNISKKEFSTKKYVFQEGQYLSTNTVENWLGRKSKANPTGLNPTKAKKSAAYVPNYLSQISEQDFMTANGQKLSLSGITIGLAINSVDYYTKTANGPTLEDNISDAQVKQQGKAIANQVLQRLRAKSALKNVPIVIALYKQASDDSLVGGNFFAYSVNNSGSTKVSNWSNVNEKNYVFPIQSGKSSPNKNDEDAFDNFKSQVQNFFPNLSGVTAQAQYSGNTLNGMNVSITTQFYSQTEIISFTQYLQQAAQKYLPGNAPIDITVQSTDGIQSFLSRKTGEKNFTSHIFNSY; from the coding sequence ATTTCAGTGAAAAAAGTATGGATGGCAATTTCAGTCGCACTGATGGGGATGTTATTGGCGGCTTGTGGAAGTGCTGATAGTTTAAATGATAACGGTAAATCATCCAATTCAAACAAAACTGAATTAACAGGTCAAACCGACAGTGGCTACTATCAAGGTGTGATTAAAAACGGTCGTTACCAAACTAGTAAATCACGTGGCGTTAGTGTTTCTCAGGTTTCTAACCAGTTAAATATTAAGAGTTTTGAAAATGGTTTGTTGAATATTTCAAAAAAAGAATTTTCAACTAAGAAGTATGTCTTTCAAGAAGGTCAATACTTATCTACTAATACCGTAGAAAATTGGCTTGGAAGAAAATCAAAAGCCAATCCTACTGGATTAAATCCTACCAAGGCCAAGAAATCAGCAGCATACGTTCCTAACTACTTATCACAAATTAGTGAACAAGATTTTATGACTGCTAACGGTCAAAAATTGTCACTTTCAGGAATTACGATTGGTTTAGCAATTAACTCAGTTGATTACTACACTAAAACTGCGAATGGACCAACTTTAGAAGATAATATTTCGGATGCCCAAGTTAAGCAACAGGGTAAAGCTATTGCTAATCAGGTGCTACAACGTTTACGAGCAAAGAGTGCACTTAAGAATGTTCCAATTGTGATTGCTTTGTATAAACAAGCATCTGATGATAGTTTAGTCGGTGGTAATTTCTTCGCTTACTCAGTTAATAACAGCGGTTCAACTAAAGTTTCTAACTGGAGTAACGTTAATGAAAAGAATTACGTGTTCCCAATTCAATCCGGTAAATCATCTCCAAACAAGAATGATGAAGATGCATTTGATAACTTTAAGTCACAAGTTCAAAATTTCTTTCCTAATTTGAGTGGAGTAACCGCACAGGCACAATATAGTGGTAATACACTAAACGGAATGAACGTCAGCATCACCACACAATTCTATAGCCAAACAGAAATTATTAGTTTTACACAGTACTTGCAACAAGCAGCACAAAAGTATCTACCTGGAAATGCCCCAATTGACATCACAGTTCAGTCAACTGATGGAATCCAAAGCTTCTTAAGTAGAAAAACTGGTGAAAAGAACTTTACGTCGCATATTTTTAACAGTTACTGA
- the rplM gene encoding 50S ribosomal protein L13, with protein sequence MRTTYMAKPGEVERKWYVVDATDVPLGRLSTVVASILRGKNKPTFTPNVDTGDNVIVINAEKVALTGKKAKNKIYYRHSRFIGGLKQRTAGDFREKDPEKLIETSVKGMLPHNSLGHKIGLKLHVYTGAEHGQQAQKPEVLDITNLI encoded by the coding sequence GTGCGTACAACATATATGGCAAAACCTGGTGAAGTAGAACGTAAATGGTACGTGGTTGACGCCACAGATGTTCCATTGGGACGTCTCTCAACTGTTGTTGCTTCTATCTTAAGAGGTAAGAACAAGCCAACTTTCACCCCTAACGTTGATACTGGGGATAATGTAATCGTAATTAATGCTGAAAAAGTTGCCTTGACAGGTAAGAAAGCTAAAAACAAGATTTATTACCGTCACAGTCGCTTTATCGGTGGCTTGAAACAAAGAACTGCTGGTGATTTTCGTGAAAAGGATCCTGAAAAATTGATTGAAACATCAGTTAAAGGAATGCTTCCTCACAACTCATTAGGTCACAAGATTGGTTTGAAGTTACATGTCTACACTGGTGCAGAACATGGACAACAAGCTCAAAAACCTGAAGTTTTAGACATTACTAACCTAATTTAA
- a CDS encoding DUF2187 domain-containing protein: MAKNTELSEQQAKFHVGDEVEFTIEKQKFTGFIDKGYTNSFLVTFESKDPEIIDKYHNKVIVNNEELKIIKAAPRVETEDNTNEEE, translated from the coding sequence TTGGCAAAAAATACTGAACTTTCAGAACAACAAGCAAAATTTCACGTTGGTGACGAAGTCGAATTCACCATTGAAAAGCAAAAATTTACTGGCTTTATCGACAAGGGTTACACAAATTCGTTTTTAGTTACCTTTGAATCAAAGGATCCTGAAATCATTGATAAATACCACAATAAGGTCATCGTTAATAACGAAGAACTTAAAATTATCAAGGCAGCACCCCGAGTAGAAACTGAAGATAATACAAACGAAGAAGAATAA
- a CDS encoding xanthine phosphoribosyltransferase, whose protein sequence is MKLLEDKIREDGTVLPGNVLKVDNFLNHQVDTKLMDEMGKEFARLFKDEGVTKVVTVESSGIAPALMAALHLGVPMIFARKHKSLTLTDNLYTASVYSYTKRVSNDISVDKRFLNPNDKILIIDDFLANGQAVSGLLEIAKVANVEVAGIGIVIEKSFQKGRSMIEEAGVRLESLARIASLDNETVEFVKD, encoded by the coding sequence ATGAAGCTACTAGAGGACAAAATTAGAGAAGACGGTACCGTATTACCAGGAAACGTGCTCAAAGTTGATAACTTCCTTAATCATCAGGTTGATACAAAATTAATGGATGAGATGGGTAAAGAGTTTGCCCGACTTTTCAAAGATGAAGGGGTAACTAAAGTTGTTACCGTTGAATCTTCAGGAATTGCACCTGCTTTAATGGCTGCATTACACTTAGGTGTCCCAATGATTTTTGCTCGCAAACATAAGAGTTTAACTCTAACCGATAATTTGTATACTGCTAGCGTATATTCTTATACAAAACGTGTTAGTAATGACATTAGTGTCGACAAGCGGTTTTTGAATCCAAATGACAAGATATTGATCATCGATGATTTTTTGGCTAACGGTCAAGCTGTGTCTGGCTTATTGGAAATTGCAAAAGTTGCCAACGTTGAAGTAGCTGGTATTGGTATCGTTATCGAGAAGAGTTTCCAAAAGGGCAGATCCATGATTGAAGAAGCAGGCGTTCGTTTAGAATCACTTGCCAGAATTGCTTCTTTAGATAATGAGACTGTTGAATTCGTAAAAGACTAG
- a CDS encoding ATP-grasp domain-containing protein — MANENVVYPGQIIGVIGESNSNLSLITTAKRMGFKVAIFSNNEDPTMIHVSDYQYMGDFNDKAALKMFAERCDVVIYNNDQIGSDIINYLADYTRIPQNTELLDINQDRLIERSFFETLNMNMVPYSTIIELEDLYQAINSIGYPAILKPIQRGLMGGQELYIEKQSDIVKASGMLDTGTYILESYVKHDIDYTVVVTRSADSDRVVFPVIEDIYHQNRLITSFTPAQLESGLEDEMNRIANEIANNLDYVGTFEVSFFVSDNGSIYVNKIAPNVGIAGFVFEYSLSIDQIEQHLRAIAGLPLMKPIKGIPTVLQTISENDYSRIQTQWVIKDNWHFNFYGLSNGAHKIVGHILIPTESIPKTLMQLEGTNIWRDVDFETKYKKMS, encoded by the coding sequence TTGGCAAATGAGAATGTTGTTTATCCAGGACAAATTATTGGAGTAATCGGTGAAAGTAATAGTAATCTCTCGTTGATTACTACTGCCAAGAGAATGGGCTTTAAAGTAGCCATTTTTAGTAATAATGAAGATCCAACAATGATTCATGTATCTGATTATCAATACATGGGTGATTTCAATGATAAAGCAGCACTTAAGATGTTTGCTGAACGGTGTGACGTTGTTATATATAACAACGATCAAATTGGTTCTGATATTATCAACTACCTTGCTGACTATACTAGAATTCCGCAAAACACTGAATTACTTGATATTAATCAAGATCGATTGATTGAAAGAAGTTTTTTTGAAACATTAAATATGAACATGGTGCCATATTCTACCATTATTGAATTAGAGGACCTTTATCAAGCAATCAATTCAATTGGCTATCCTGCGATTTTAAAGCCGATTCAGCGTGGATTGATGGGTGGACAGGAACTATATATAGAAAAGCAAAGTGACATTGTCAAGGCGTCAGGAATGCTCGATACGGGTACATACATCTTAGAGTCTTACGTTAAACATGATATTGACTATACTGTTGTGGTTACCAGAAGCGCTGATAGTGATAGAGTAGTTTTTCCGGTTATTGAAGATATTTATCATCAAAACCGATTGATTACCTCATTTACTCCTGCACAACTTGAATCAGGCTTGGAAGACGAAATGAATCGAATTGCTAACGAAATCGCCAATAACCTTGATTATGTTGGTACATTTGAAGTGTCATTCTTCGTCTCGGACAATGGTTCGATTTATGTCAATAAGATCGCGCCCAACGTTGGAATTGCGGGATTTGTTTTTGAATATTCATTGAGTATCGATCAAATTGAGCAACACTTAAGAGCAATTGCCGGATTACCATTGATGAAGCCAATTAAAGGTATTCCAACTGTCTTGCAAACTATAAGTGAAAATGATTATAGTCGCATTCAAACTCAGTGGGTCATCAAGGATAATTGGCACTTTAACTTCTATGGACTAAGCAATGGAGCTCACAAAATTGTTGGTCATATATTAATACCAACGGAATCAATTCCCAAAACATTGATGCAACTTGAAGGAACTAATATCTGGCGGGATGTTGATTTTGAAACAAAATATAAGAAAATGTCATAA
- the rpsI gene encoding 30S ribosomal protein S9 produces MAQVQYRGTGRRKDSVARVRLVPGTGKITMNDRSIEDYIPAADLREVVVQPFNVTETLGNYDVLVNVNGGGYSGQAGATRHGIARALLEVDPDFRGPLKRAGLLTRDARMKERKKPGLKKARKASQFSKR; encoded by the coding sequence TTGGCTCAAGTACAATATCGCGGCACTGGCCGTCGTAAAGATTCAGTTGCTCGTGTACGTTTAGTACCAGGAACTGGTAAAATTACTATGAATGATCGTTCAATCGAAGACTACATTCCAGCAGCTGACTTACGTGAAGTTGTTGTTCAACCATTCAATGTTACTGAAACTCTAGGAAACTATGATGTTTTAGTTAACGTTAATGGTGGTGGTTACTCTGGACAAGCTGGCGCAACTCGTCACGGAATTGCCCGTGCGCTTCTAGAAGTTGACCCAGACTTCCGTGGACCATTAAAACGTGCCGGTCTTTTGACTCGTGATGCACGTATGAAAGAACGTAAGAAGCCAGGTCTTAAGAAAGCCCGTAAAGCTTCACAATTCTCAAAACGTTAA
- a CDS encoding glycoside hydrolase family 73 protein, with product MFVFVAFGLIVIFGFHALYESSQPTQQVAVPTQSMSAHQREFIHKIAPEAQRLQGQYNILPSVTIAQAILESQWGDSKLASEYYNLFGVKAQGNTQKSAYLNTQEFVNGQYVTIKAKFQVYSSYNESLRDHAQLLALGTKWNPNQYADVTNAANYVDAAKGLQTDGYATDPAYTQKLIQIIRTYKLYRYDN from the coding sequence ATGTTCGTATTTGTGGCGTTTGGATTGATCGTGATTTTTGGATTTCACGCTTTATACGAAAGTAGTCAACCGACGCAACAAGTAGCAGTGCCCACCCAAAGCATGAGTGCTCATCAGCGAGAATTCATTCATAAAATTGCTCCAGAGGCTCAGAGACTACAAGGTCAATATAATATCTTACCTAGTGTTACTATTGCTCAGGCAATTCTGGAGTCTCAATGGGGCGATAGTAAGTTAGCTAGCGAGTACTATAACCTATTTGGTGTCAAGGCTCAGGGTAACACGCAAAAATCGGCATATCTTAACACTCAAGAATTTGTTAACGGCCAGTACGTCACTATTAAGGCGAAGTTCCAAGTATATTCTTCATATAACGAATCGCTTAGAGATCATGCTCAACTCTTGGCACTTGGAACTAAGTGGAATCCAAATCAATATGCTGATGTGACCAACGCGGCGAACTATGTTGACGCTGCTAAAGGGCTGCAAACAGATGGCTACGCCACCGATCCAGCCTATACGCAGAAGTTAATTCAAATCATTCGGACCTATAAATTATATCGATATGACAACTAG
- the ligA gene encoding NAD-dependent DNA ligase LigA, protein MTAEKIDENSARSQAAELRAKLNKWADEYYTYDAPSVEDAEYDSTYQRLVELETAFPNIVEPDSPTQKVGDHTLPGFSKVTHDIPMLSLGDVFSESELAEFVARLTDNEAVGFEYNCELKIDGLAISLRYEQGKLVQGSTRGNGQIGEDITENLKTIKSIPQTLTRPIDIEVRGECYMPKESFVNLNEQRQRDGKPPFANPRNAAAGSLRQLDSKETAKRKLSTFMYNVANYDDLETNTQSGLLAELSDLGFTTNPDSRVATSMDEIDDYIKEFNEKRDSLAYGIDGIVIKVNDLTMHAKLGATVKVPRWAIAYKFPPEEAQTVVRDIEWTVGRTGVVTPTAVMDPVELAGTTVARASLHNPDYLNEKGIRIGDTVELHKAGDIIPEISKYLPDKRPDDSVVYEIPTHCPSCGSELVHLDDEVALRCINPQCPAQLAEGLTHFASRNAMNIDGLGPKIIAQLFAKHLVDDVSGLYKLTMPELLTLDKFGDKSATNLLNSIDTSRNNSLERLLFGLGIRHVGAKAARLIAQKFKDIDEIIDADASDISEIDTMGMIIADSVATYFSQPESVELIERLKQVGVNMQYLGDSPEDIAATDSFFNGKKVVLTGKLQATSRGAASEWLENHGAKVVGSVSKNTDLVVVGADPGSKYEKAVQLGIDIWNEEQFVSEMNKENQ, encoded by the coding sequence ATGACGGCTGAAAAAATCGATGAAAATTCAGCTAGAAGTCAAGCTGCTGAATTAAGAGCTAAGTTAAATAAATGGGCGGATGAGTATTATACCTATGACGCTCCCAGTGTCGAAGATGCAGAGTATGATTCAACCTATCAAAGATTAGTTGAACTTGAAACTGCATTTCCTAATATTGTCGAGCCTGATTCGCCAACTCAAAAGGTTGGAGATCATACGTTACCTGGATTTAGTAAAGTTACGCATGACATTCCAATGTTGTCATTGGGAGACGTATTTTCAGAATCCGAATTAGCTGAGTTTGTTGCTCGATTAACTGACAATGAGGCCGTTGGATTTGAATATAACTGTGAATTAAAAATTGATGGTTTAGCTATTTCGTTGCGATATGAACAAGGAAAATTGGTTCAAGGTTCAACCAGGGGAAACGGTCAAATCGGTGAGGATATCACTGAAAATTTAAAGACCATTAAGTCGATTCCTCAAACCTTGACTCGACCAATTGACATTGAAGTTCGTGGTGAATGTTACATGCCTAAAGAATCTTTTGTGAATTTGAATGAGCAACGTCAAAGAGATGGTAAGCCACCATTTGCCAACCCACGAAATGCTGCCGCTGGAAGTTTACGGCAGTTAGATTCCAAAGAAACTGCCAAACGAAAATTAAGCACGTTTATGTATAATGTTGCTAATTATGATGATTTAGAAACTAATACTCAAAGCGGGCTGTTGGCGGAATTAAGTGATCTAGGTTTCACAACTAATCCGGATTCGCGAGTTGCGACATCCATGGATGAAATAGATGACTATATTAAAGAATTTAACGAAAAACGAGATAGTTTGGCTTATGGCATCGATGGTATCGTGATAAAAGTTAATGATTTAACCATGCATGCTAAGTTGGGAGCTACGGTTAAGGTACCTCGTTGGGCAATTGCTTATAAGTTCCCACCAGAAGAAGCTCAAACCGTAGTCAGAGATATTGAATGGACAGTTGGTAGAACGGGTGTTGTCACACCAACCGCTGTCATGGATCCAGTAGAATTGGCAGGGACTACGGTTGCCAGAGCATCACTTCATAATCCTGATTATTTGAATGAAAAGGGTATTCGCATTGGGGATACCGTGGAACTTCATAAGGCTGGGGATATTATTCCAGAAATTTCAAAGTACTTACCTGATAAACGTCCGGATGATAGTGTAGTTTATGAAATCCCAACACATTGTCCATCTTGTGGTTCAGAACTAGTTCATTTAGATGATGAGGTTGCTTTGAGATGTATTAATCCACAATGTCCAGCTCAATTGGCTGAAGGCTTAACTCACTTTGCTTCAAGAAATGCCATGAATATCGATGGTTTGGGTCCAAAGATTATTGCTCAACTATTTGCGAAGCACTTGGTTGATGATGTTAGTGGGTTATACAAGTTAACTATGCCTGAACTACTAACTCTAGATAAATTCGGTGATAAGTCAGCCACTAACCTGTTAAATTCAATTGATACCAGTCGAAATAATTCATTAGAAAGACTGCTTTTTGGATTAGGAATTAGGCATGTGGGTGCCAAAGCTGCTAGATTAATTGCTCAAAAGTTTAAAGATATTGATGAGATTATCGATGCTGATGCCTCAGACATTTCAGAAATTGATACAATGGGTATGATTATTGCTGATAGCGTGGCCACATACTTTTCTCAACCAGAGTCAGTTGAGCTGATTGAACGCCTTAAACAAGTTGGTGTGAATATGCAGTATCTTGGAGACAGTCCAGAAGATATCGCCGCCACCGATTCTTTCTTTAATGGTAAAAAAGTCGTCTTAACTGGTAAGCTACAGGCTACCTCTCGTGGTGCAGCTAGCGAATGGTTGGAAAATCATGGAGCTAAAGTTGTGGGATCAGTATCTAAAAACACGGATTTGGTTGTTGTTGGGGCAGATCCTGGTAGTAAGTATGAAAAGGCTGTTCAGCTAGGAATCGATATTTGGAATGAGGAACAATTTGTTTCTGAAATGAATAAAGAGAATCAATAA